The DNA segment CTCGCTCGGCTCATCCTCTGCGGCCAGGTCCGGGTCTCCGGCCAGTTCGTCGAGGCGTCCCTCGTCGGCGTCCTCGGCCAGCAGGTTCGTGGTGCCGGGATCGTTCGCATCCTGCTCGGCCTCGTAACTCCCGTCCCCGCCGTAGCTTCCCGGGCCGACGTCGGGGTTCTCCTCCTTCAACTTCTGATCCAGGCTCTCGCCCTCGGCAGCCTCCGCCGCGGTGTTGCCGAAGCCCTCGGCCGCGGACCAGCCGTCCGGTGCGATGTAGCCCTCGTCGAGCGGATCTGGTTGTCCACGATCGATCAGGGTGTCATCGGCCTGCAGTTGGTCGAGCTGCTCGGAGTCGTCGGGGATCTGCTCGAAGTTCGATTGTTCGCTCATGTCCCCACCCTGCCACGACCCGTGGCACCCGATTCCCGCGGGGAACGAGGAGAGGACACTACCCGCGGGCCTGCCACGGCAGACCCGGGCCGGCCGGTCCTGCCGACCCCGGCGTCACCAACTGACCCGCGGGGACCCCCAAGTGGAATCCCGACCGGTACTTGCGCGACCATGCTGCAGTGAGTTCAGCATCGCCTGCCGAGACGGCCGCGGACGTGGGCAAGGCCCGTTTCGCCCTGCCGCAGAGCACCTACTTCATGGGCCTGGTCGGATTGTTCGTGTCGGTGATGCTGATCAGCAATGTGGTGGTGACCAAGGGTGTGGTGTTCTTCCCCGGCCTGGAGTTCGCCCTCGGCCCGATCCAGGTCAGCGGCATCGTCACCGACGGCGCCTTCTTCCTGTTCCCCCTGGCCTACGTGCTCGGCGATGTGATCAGCGAGGTCTACGGGTTCCGCACCATGCGGAAGGTGATCGCGCTCGGATTCGTCTGCCTGCTGCTGATGACCGGCGTCTTCTGGCTCACCCTGCAGCTGCCGGCTGCCGACTTCTGGGACAACCAGGCAGCCCTGGAATCGGTGATCGGGGTCGTGCCGCAGTTCGTTCTGGCCGGTCTGGTCGGGTACGCGGCCGGCGAGTTCGTGAACTCGTGGGTCCTGGTGAAACTGAAGCAACGCACCGGTGAGCGCAGCCTGTGGGCGCGGGCCATGGGCTCGACTCTGGCGGGCCAGGCCTTCGACACGGTTGCCTTCTGCGCCATCGCCGCCACCGCCCTGGGGATCGCCAGCTTCTCCGACTTCCTGAACTACACCGTGGTCGGCTTCATCTGGAAGGTGTCGGTGGAGGCCATCATGCTGCCGGTCACCTACGCGGTCTGTCGTTGGTTGAAGCGGGCCGAGCCGAGCTACGGCACCGTGGAGGCATGAGCCCGGCGACAGTGGTCGCGACCGACAGAAGGACAAGGCACATGGCGGCCGCGGCCGACCACAGCTTTCCGGGGTTCCGGACGGTCGTTGAATGCCCGGAGACGCTCGGCACGGTTGGCTGTGATCTGATGTCAGCGGGTGGTGGTCACCCTGCCCAGACGGGTCGCGCCGAGAGGCCGTCAAGGAACCGATGCACCTCCGGCTCAATGGATTCGGCGCTCGGGTCGTGGTCTTGGCCTTCGATGATACGGCGCTGCGCGCTGGTGATCGTCGCAGCGACAGCATCGGCAGCAGAGGTCAGCCACGGCTCGGTCCGACTGCCGCTGAGTACGACGGTCGGGGCACGAACGGAATCGAAGCGGCTCAGTGCGCTCGGGACACCCGTCGAGACCGGGGCCATGATTTCAGCGTCGTAGGGCAGGCTGCGCGCGGCGCCGACCCCCATTCGAAAGCCCGGATCGCCCCTCATCTGCTCGACAACTTCAACCGGCATGCCCACCGGTTCGGTCATGAAGAGCGCCAACGCGCCGACGAGATCCCCGCGTTCCACCAGCTCCGCCACGGCGGCTGGGTAGCCGGGACTGACCGGAGCGCGACCGTTGTTCGCGACAACGGGCGGCTCGTAGAGTGCCAGCCCCGCAACAGGAAGGCCTTCGCGGACGGCCTCGAGCGCGAGCACAGCTCCCGAGGAGAAACCCAGCAGAACCGGCGGCTCAGCAAGCTCATTGACCAAGCAGCACAGGTCATCGACTTCGTGGATGATGCCCGGCTCACCCGCCGCGCTCAGGCCGCGCCCCCGACGGTCGTAGCGGACAACAGTGCACCGCTCCGCAAGGGCTTCGTCCAGTTCCGGGGCGGACGGGTGCTGCTCCCGTGAAGACATCGCACCGTCGACGATGACCAGTGGGATGCCACTGCCGGTCATCGACACCCCAATCCGGGTTCCGTCGCGGGAATTAACAGTCATGATCGTCGCGCCACCCGTCATGTCCCAATGCAACGGCATGGACCGATCGAGCGCAACGGACAGTGAGTACCGGGCGACCTTCCGACGGGCTCACAAAACAGATGAGCCCCGTGTTCTGGCATCGACAAGGAGATCAGCAAGCACATTCACGGGGTCTGCGAGTTCTCGGCCGCACGATCGGCATGTCCGAGATCCTTCTCCGGGGCGATCACGTCGCGCACCCGCCGCTTGAGCTCGGTGATCTCGGGGAACCCGCCATCGCGCTTGCGGTTCCAGACGCCGTGGTAGCCGTCGTCGTTGGTCACGTCGACCCGGAAGATCCCGCCCTTGCCCGGTGACAGCGTGACCCCGTCGAGTTCGTCGGCGAAGGTCTGCAACAGCTCGGCGGCGTACCAGTTGGCGCGCAGCAGCCAGTTGCACTGGGTGCAGTAGGTGATCTGGACAATCTTCACCACGCCATGGTGTCACGCCGATACTCACCCGGTGACCCGGCGGCGCGGCAGGAAGTCAGCCACCACCCCAACTGCAGCAACACCACGAATCCGAGTCCGGCAGCCACCAGTGGTACGACCAGGGTCAGGCTGCTCGCCCCCTCGGCCTGCACCACCAGCGAAGGCAGGTGCCTCAGGACCGCCGCCGCGGCTGCGACAGCCAACACCGCACCACCGACCCGCGGCAGCGTCGTCAGCAGGGCAGCCCCCAGGAACCCCCCGAGGCCCATCGCGATCAGCAGCGACGACGTCACGGGTCGGCCCGCGGCAACCAGTGCCCAGCCCAGCCCGGCGCCGAGGACGACCGTCATCACGGCACTGGTGGCCGCCAGCAGGAACGCCAGGGTCGCCAGCGGAGCACCGTCGACCAGGATCACCCACCACAGGACGAGGTCCCGCAGCAGCCAACTGCCGAGTGCGATCCAGATGGGCAGCCAACCGATCTCGACGATCGCTGCTTCGGACCTCGGGAACAGTGCCGGGAACAGGGCAATCGCTGCCAGCGCCCAGACCTCGGCGGCCAGGAACCCCAGCCCGATTGTGCGGAACGAGCGCGGCGCCGATCGGGGCAGGATCGCCCGGATTCCCCAGCCCAACTGCCACCCACCGAAAGCGCACCCGACCGCCAGGCAGAAACACATGATGATCACCGCCACGACACTCATGCCGACCGCCCGGACAGGCTGACGGGCGTTTCCACCCAGCCATCGACGACAATCGGTTCTGCCCGCGGGACCGTGCCCAGAGCGCGGATGATCAAAACCTGGTTCAGCAGGCCGACGCCGGCCGTGAGCATGATCATGGCGACCGTGGTGACCGTGAAGGTCGGCCCGGCGGTGACGGTGACGGCGTCGGCGGTACGGAGAATGCCGGTGATCGCCCAGGGCTGCCGGGCGACCTCCCGGTAGACCCAGCCCATGATCGTGACCGCCGCGGGAATCGGAAAACCCCACGCCAGCGGCCAGAGCAGTCCCGGCATCCGGAGCAACCGGGAACGGGAGAGCAGTGGCAGCAGGACAAACCAGGTGACCGGTGTGACCAGCACCCAGACCAGCATCATCAGCGCCAGCATCGTTCCCGACTCCCCTGTGACGTGGGGTTCGGGATCGGTACGCGCCCAACTGAACTGTCCGATCCCGGAGGCCACCAGCACGGGACTGCCGACCGCAACCATGATCACGCCCGTGCGCAGCGCCGCCCGGGCCACCGGGAAGTCGATCCGACGACGGGCCAGGCGGGCCGCCCCGGCCGTGAGGACGAACCCGCCGACCCACAGTGCGGCCCCGCTGATGTGGGCCAGTGCCGCGAGCGCACTGGGGTTGGTGAACAGGGCCCCGGGATCGACCAACTGCAGACGGTCGCCCGTACGGCCGTACCCCACCGGGCGATGCAGGAAACCGTTGGCGACGAGAACGAACCAGGCCGACACCCAGGCAGCGATGGTGACCAGCCAGATCAAGCCTGCTTGGACCCCTCGCGGAAGGATCCGCCAGCCGAAGATCCACAGGCCGAGAGCGGTCGACTCGACCATGAAGGCCAGCACCGTCTCCAGCACCAGCGCCGTGCCGAACACGTCGCTGGCCACCTTGGTCAGCCCACCCCAGTTCAGCGCCAACTGCAGTTCCATCACCAGCCCGGTGACGATTCCCAGCGCATAGTTGATCAGGTACGGCCGGGTCAGCCAGCCGAGCAGTCGCTCACTGGTGGCATGTGCCCGACCGGTGCTCGGGGCGAGTGCGCGCACGGTGGCGGTCACCGCCAGTACCGGAGTCACGCCAAGGGTGAGCGCGACAAACCAGAAGTGCACACCGGCGGTGACCCCGAAGAGTGTCCGCGCGAGCATGATCGTGTCCATTGGCGCAATCCGCTCCCGCTCACCGTGCGCGGCAGCCACCGGGCAGGTCGAGAACTCTGCCATGGTGGGTTCGGCGGGCGGGGAACAGAAGCTTTAGTTGCATGCACGCAATCATTGCGCGCGTGCAATCATTGGGGAAGGGTCTCCGTCCCCGAGTGATCCCTGATGTCGACGAGAGGGCCGCGCATGGCAGGCAGTGTCGGAGGTGTGATCCAGCGGTACCTGGCCGCCACCATCATCTGGGGCCATCACACCGCGCAGGAGTTGGGCCTGAGCTCCACCGAGTTCGCCACCCTCGTGCAGTTGAACCAGGCGCCGGCCTCCCCCGCCGAACTCGCCCGCACGACCGGCCTCAGCGCAGCAGCGGTCAGCCGGATGGTCGAACGGCTGGTCGAACGCGGGTACGCCGAGCGGGTCGCCGACCCCTCGGACCGCCGGCGGATCCTCATCCATCGCACCGACAACTGGCAGGCACGGATCGACGAAGCGGTCGAACCCCATCGCCGGGCCATGCGCGAACTGTTCGGCGACCTCGAACCCGAAGCCGTCGAGCAGGTGCTGACCTACATGGAGCGGGCCGAGCCGATGCTGCGAGAGCTGGCTGCTCGCTGACGGAGACGACCCGGCGGCCCGAACCGATCGGGCCACCGGGTCGCCCCGAGATCGACCGGTCAGCCGGAGAAGGTGCCGTTCACCAGGACCGCACGGGACCGCAACTCGCCTGCTTCCAGTTGGCGCAGGGCGTTGCCGGCCTCGGACAGGTCGAAGGACTCGGTGACGGTCCGGATCCTGCCCTCCGCAGCCAGACGCAGAACCTCGGCCATCTGGGCACGGTTGCCCAACAGTGACCCCTTGATCGTCTGTCCCTTGTTGAACGGGAACCCGTCGATGTTCACCGGCACCGCATTGACCAAGGTCCCACCCCACTTGAGACTGGCCATGGCCATGGCTGTCACCGAGTCGACACCGGCGAACGTCAGGACGCCGTCCATCGAGTCCGCGATTCCCTCGACCTCACCCCGGGTGGTGTTCACCAGCCTGGTGGCCCCGAGATCGGCGGCCACAGCCAGATGCTCGTCATTGCGGCCGACCGCGATCACCTCGGCACCGGCCAGCGCAGCGAACTGCACCGCCATATGCCCTACGCCACCGAGACCGAACACCGCAACCGACTGACCCGGCTCGATACCCAGCTTCTCGACCGCACCGAAGGCGGTGATACCGGGACAGAACAGCGGCGCTGCGGCAACCAGGTCGAGTCCCGCCGGCACCGGATAGGTGTGGCGCGCGTTCGCCAGCATGAACTCGGCGTACCCGCCGTCGACATGCTCCCCGGTGATCACCCGCTGGTGGCACAACTGCTCTCGGCCGGTCCGGCAGAACTCGCACTCCTCGCAGGTCCACCACAGCGGCTGCACCCCGACCGGGTCCCCGACCACGAAATCCTCCACACCGGGTCCGAGACCCGCGATCCGCCCGGTCACCTCGTGGCCGGGGACGATCGGAGAGGCCCCCGGGACCCCGTCCGCAGCCCAGTCACCGACCACCATGTGCAGGTTGGAGCGGCACACACCGCAGGCCGCAACTTCGATCAGCACCTGCCCTTCGCCAGGCTCCGGTACCGCAATGCTGCGCCATTCGAGCGGGTCGGTATCCAGCGGTGCCGGGGAATCGAGTGTGTTGGCCATCATCGTCGTTGACATGTCGTTCCTTCTGTTGGTGCTGTTCGGTGGTCGATCGGTACGGACGTCGGCGACTACACACCCACCTCCAAGGCGATGTCGGTCCCGTGGCCGAGCAGGAAACCAGCAACGAAGGCGTCGCCCAAGCCGATGGTCGTCCGCGGCCCTGTACCGCCGACCGATCGCGTCGGTTCGGTCCAGAGCCCCGGGCTCTCGGAGAGACCGTCGCGAACGGTACGACCGGCATCACTGAGGGGCAGCTTCCCCGTCGTCGCCAGGTCCTGCGCCGTCCAGTCGTCACCCACCCGGTAGCGCGTCGTGGCCAGGTCCGACCCCCACCGCAACGCCGGACCGAAACCGGCGGCACCCTCACCCCGGGCCGCCGCCCAGTGGCGCGTGTGGACGACCAGCATCGGCACCGGGAACATCGCACCGAGATCTGCCAGAGCCGCTCGAACCTGCTCAGCACTGGCCAGGTCGACATCTCGACCGAGGTGGCCGACCATCTCGTCCTCGTTCATGCTGAAGACGTCGACCCGACCCAGCAGGAACTCCCGGATCTCCCGCGCAAGACCCTGATCGTGGTAGCCGGCATCCTCGTGGAACACCAGCGCCGAATCCGGCAACTGCCCCAACGCCGACTGCAGCTCGGCCAGCCGGATCTGGACCAGCCGTCGGTCACGCATCGCGTTCAGACCCGACAGCAGGACCAGGTCGGACCGCCCCATGGCCGCCGGCAACTCCTTGGCGAGCTGCACCTGTTCGCTGGCGGGATCGTTGACCAGGATGGCGCGGTTCGGTGCGTCGGTCGTGATCGCGACACCATCGACGGTGGTGACCGTCGTTCCCTCCGGATACTGCACGATCAGGTGCGGGTACGATCCGGCGCCGGTCTCCGACCAGAGCACATCGGTGGAGCTGGGCAGCAGGTCCACGAGCCCCTGCCCCACACCGCCGATGTGCAGCGTGGAGGAGACCCCCAGCTTGGCCAGTTCTTTCCACGCACGCACATTGGTCCCGCCGAGTGACACCGTCCGTGCGAACAGGTCACCGAACTCGAACAGGAGCTGCGCCGATTCGACTCTCCGCTCTCCCCCGGTTCCGCCTGCCATCAGCGTCAGCAGGGTGCGGAGCAGGTCGCGCTCCGTCCTGATCGGACCGCAATAGGGCAGGTCTGCAGCGGAGACGCCCAGTTGGTGGACCCGTCGCTCAACGGTTCGGGCCGACCATTCGACCTCCCAGTCGATGCTCGCTCCAAGACCGAGCAGGATCATCATTCCCCTTCCACAGCTATTCCGATCACACCTGCGGCACCCGGCTCACATCGCCGGAAGCTCACTCAGCCGGTACAGATCGGCCTTCCCGTCAGCCTCGAACAGTTCGATCTTGTGCAGGGCAACCTCCTCCATGGCGGCGACACAATCCGGCTGGATGACATTCGGCTCTCGGCGCGAGCGGTCGGCCAGAACCTCGCGCATCCGGTCGTGGTAGGCCGCCTTGATGTCGCTCGAGATGTTGATCTTGTTGATGCCGCGCTTCACGGCCCCCGCGATCTCGTCATCGGGATTTCCCGATCCACCGTGCAGCACCAGAGGAACACCCACGGCAGACTTGATCTCTTCCAGCAGGCCCAACTTCAGCTCCGGCTTCATACTTGCCGGATACAGCCCATGGCTGGTGCCGATCGCCACGGCCAGACTGTCGGCACCGGTTTCCTCCACGAACCGAACGGCATCCTCGGGCTGGGTGTAGACGATGTTGGCGGCACCTTCCTCGCCGGCGTCGTCGGCCTGGCCGATCGTCCCCAGTTCCCCCTCCACGGACAGGCCGACCGGGTGCGCGATCTCCACCGCCCGCCTGGTCAGAGCCACGTTGTCCTCGAAGGAGTGCATGGACCCGTCGAGCATCATCGAAGTGAACCCGGTCCGGACACCCCACAACATGTGGTGAACGGTCGTGCCGTGGTCGAAGTGGATGGCTACCGGCACGCTGGAGCGTCGCGACCGCTGGATGATCGAGGCCAGGAAGTCGTCACCGACATGCGCCAACTCCATCGGGTGAATCGCGACCAGCAGCGGTGACCTGCTGGCTTCGCTGATCCGGAAGATTCCTTCACCCATCGCCCAATCGCTGATGTTGAAGGCAGGAACGGCGAAGTTGTTGGTGTTCGCCACGTCGAGGATGGCCGAACCTGTTGTGAGCATAAGTGATCCTTCTTTCGTCTTGAGGTTGGAATTCGAGGGGGTCAGACCTTCACGGCGCCGGCAGTCATACCGCTCATGAAGTAGCGCTGGAAGATGAGGAACAGGATCAGAACCGGAATACAGCCCAGCACGCTCATGGCCATCATCTCGTTCCAGTTGTAGGAGTGCTGCCCCATCAGAAGTTGGATGCCGATCGGCACAGTCCGCATGTCGTCGGTGCGAGTGAGGGTCAGCGCGAAGATGTACTCGTTCCAGGCGATCATGAAGGTGTAGACGCCGACCGAGACCATGCCGGGCAGCGATATGGGCATCAGGATCCGCACCAGAGTCGTCACCCTGCCACCGCCGTCCACGGCAACTGCTTCATCGAGTTCTCTCGGCAAAGTGTTGAAGTAGCCAGTGAGCATGATGATCGCATAGGGCAGCACGAACACCATGTAGGTGAGGATCAGCCCGGCATAACTGTTGTAGATGCCGAGGAAGACGACCAGGCCGAAGTAGGGAATCAGCAGCGTGATCGGCGGTACGGCCTGCACACTGATGATCAGCACGTTGATCTGCTTCTTGAAGGGAAACTCGAACCGGCTCAGCGCGTAGGCACCGAAGGACGCCACAGCCAGCGAGAGCAGGGACACCGCTATCGCCACCACGTAGCTGTTGATGAAGAACCTGACCTTCACCGGATCCGTGAGTATGGTGACATAGGCGTCGAGGGAGAAGTTCTCGGTGATCAGACGGGGCGGCTGCTCGAAGATCTCGGTGTTGGACTTGAAGGAACTCGACAGCATCCAGAGGATCGGCAGCCCGGCGAACAGGCCACCCAGGAACAGCCCGATCACGGCGCAGACCTGGGCAACTCGCCGACGCCCGTGGATCCGGCGCCGTCGGGGAATCGTAGCCGTTGTGCTCATCACACTCACTCCTTGGCTCGCTGGTGGCGGACGTAGAGGACGGCCAAGATCGTCGACAGCAGCAGCACGATCACCGCACTGGCCGACGCCTCGGCGAAGTCGTAGCTGGCGAAGGCCAGCTTGTAGGTGAAGGTGCTGAGCACTTCGGTGGCATTGATCGGGCCCCCACCGGTGGTCATCCAGATCAGTGCGAACTGCTGACTGGTCCAGATGAAGTCGAGCAGCGCCATGCTGATGATCACCGGGCGCAGCTGCGGGAGCGTGACACTGACGAACTGGGCGACGGGTCCTGCCCCATCGACCTTCGCCGCTTCGTACAGGTCCTGCGGGATTCCTTGCAACCCTGCCAGGAGCGAGATCATGAAGAACGGGTAACCGCACCAGATGTTGATGAAGGTGATCGCCGGCAGGGCGAGATCGGCGCTGCTCAACCACTCGATCGGGGCGCCGACGACCCCTGCATTCGTGGCCAGGTAGTTGATCACACCGTTCGGGCTGAGCAGCATCCGCCAGAGCACGGCGGTCACCGCCACGGTGAACAGCCACGGCAGGATCAGAATCGCCCGGAAGGCCACCCGGAGCCCGACAGGCACCAGATCACTGTTCAACAGCAGTGCAAAGGCCAGGCCGATGACGAAGTGGGCAACCACACTGACAGCACAGAAGATCAGGGTGTTGACCAACGACACCGTGAAACTCGGATCCTGAATGACTGCGAGGTAGTTGTCCAGACCGACGAAACTGGTGTCGGGGTTGGTGATCGCACGCTTCATGAAGGAGTAGGCGATCACCATCGCGATCGGTACGGCCATCAGACCGATCAGCAGCACCAGGGTCGGCGACAGGAACAGATACGGGGTCAGCGCACGCCGTCCGGAGGATTGCTTCGGTGCGGCCGGCGCCGGTCCGGGGACGTCGACGTCCTCGGACGACGGGAGTGCAACGGCTTCTGCGGATGTCATGGCAGCTCTCTCTTCCGATTCCCTCCCCGGTGACACCGCGTTCGCGATGTCGCCGGGATGGTGGAATCAGCTCTGGGACAACTCGGTGGTCCACTGCTCATTGATCGCGGCCAAGGTGTCCGGAACCGGCTGGCCCTGGTCCAGACTCCGCTGGAGTTCTTCGTCGAAGATCCGCATCAGTTGCTCGGCAACCGGCAGGCCGTTGAACTCGTTGACCGGTTCACCGGCCTGCCATGCCTCGTAGGCTGCTTTGTAGAGTTCGTCGCTCTCGTCGAATCCCGGTTCGGAGTTCACATTGCCCGGGAACCCATTGGCCGAGGTGGCCAAGCTTGCATTGGCCTCCGGGCTCATCAGGAACTCGATCAGTTTCCACGCTTCCTCGGGATGCTCGGTCTGGGAGGAGACCCCGACACCCCAGGAGGCGAAGGTGACCCCGGGGGTACCGGAGAAGCCGTCGGCAACCGGCACGGGTGAGACGGAGAACTCAAGATCCGGGTTGTTCTCCCGGAGCAGGTTGATGTGCGCCAGGGACGAGATCATCATGCCGACGCGCTCGTTGGTGAACTCCTCAACCTTGTCCTGCTCCTTGAGGTTCGCAGCGCCGGGCGCGATCACGCCGGCATCGTTCAACTGCTTGATGTAGTCGACCGTCGCGGTCACGTCGGGATTGGTCAGATCCGGCTGACCGTTGGCCAGCATCCGGCCGCCGGAAGCCCAGTTCCACGACATCACATCGTTCTGCACCCCGACCGGCGACTCCAGCGACAGCGGTAGCGCCCATCCGCTGGCATCGCCCTTCTCGGTCACCGCCTCGGCGGCGCTGAGGAACTCCGAGCGAGTGCTCGGCGGCTCATCGACGCCTGCCTCGCTGAGTAGCTTGTCGTTGGTGAACAGCATGTAGGAGAAGTTCACCGCCGGGATCGAGTAGGTCGCCCCATCGACCTGCACCTGGCTGGCAAGTTGGGAATCGTCGTACCCGGCCGTCTGCATGGCCTCACTCAGATCGGCGATCGCTCCCTGCTGGACGAGGTCGTAAACCCAGCCACCGTCGAGACCGACCACATCGGACAGCGTTCCGGAGGCTGATCCGGCGACGATCTGCTCCCTGGTGGAGGAATACGGGCCGGACAGCAGTTCCACCTTGATGCCCGGATTCTGCTGTTCGAACTCGTCCATCAACGACCGCAGAGCACCGTCGGGCAATTCGGGTTCCCACCACTGCGTGAACTCCAGAGTGACGGTCCCGTCCTCCGCGCCACCGGAACCGCCGCCAGCGCATCCACTCAGGCCGATGACCGATGCGGCCACCGCTGCAATGGATGCGGTCATCACCCGCTTGTGAGCCCCTTTGCCCATCACGTTCCTCCTTGAACTGCGCATCGTTGCTGCGATCTGCTGGTTTTTGCATGTTTATGCGTGTAGTCACGCTAAGTTTCCGGATTGCGGCTTGTCAATAGGCGATCTCAGGGCAAATACGGCATAGCCTCGCGGGTATGTGCTAGATATTGCGTGTGCCCACCTCTGTCCCTGATCCTGAGCGGACGCTGCCCGCCGGCCGCAAGGCGAGGATCGCGAGTCTGGTCAGCAGCGTCGGGGAGGCCACCATTCCCGAACTCGCTGCGCGCTTCAGCGTCTCCGTGGACACCATCCGGCGCGACCTGGACCAATTGCACGCCGAGGGGGTGGTGCACCGCACTCGTGGGGGTGCAATCCGCTCCCCCGATACCCCGAAGCCCGAACTCAGCATCGACGCGCGCCGCTCGGCACACATCGAGGAGAAGGCGCTGATCGGTGAGGTGGCAGCATCGCTGGTCCACGACGGGATGTCGGTGATGCTGAACGCGGGCACGACCTGTCTGGCCGTGGCACGGTGCCTCGGGGATCGCCGGGACCTGATCATCGCAACCAACAATCTGCTGCTCCCGGCAGAGCTCGAGCACCGGGCGATCCGCAATGTCTACCTGTTCGGCGGCGAGGTACGACTGAGTGCTCAGGCCACCATCGGGCCGGTACGTTTCGACAGCAGCTCCGCCCACGGTGAGTCATCGGTCCTCTGTGACATCGCCTTCATCACCGTGGGCGCCGCCTCGGTCGACGGCGGATTCTCCACCGGCAGCCTGTCCGAGGCCACGATGATGCGGGAGATGATCGAGCACGCACAACAGGTGGTCCTGCT comes from the Naumannella halotolerans genome and includes:
- a CDS encoding carbohydrate ABC transporter permease — its product is MTSAEAVALPSSEDVDVPGPAPAAPKQSSGRRALTPYLFLSPTLVLLIGLMAVPIAMVIAYSFMKRAITNPDTSFVGLDNYLAVIQDPSFTVSLVNTLIFCAVSVVAHFVIGLAFALLLNSDLVPVGLRVAFRAILILPWLFTVAVTAVLWRMLLSPNGVINYLATNAGVVGAPIEWLSSADLALPAITFINIWCGYPFFMISLLAGLQGIPQDLYEAAKVDGAGPVAQFVSVTLPQLRPVIISMALLDFIWTSQQFALIWMTTGGGPINATEVLSTFTYKLAFASYDFAEASASAVIVLLLSTILAVLYVRHQRAKE
- a CDS encoding ABC transporter substrate-binding protein, with amino-acid sequence MGKGAHKRVMTASIAAVAASVIGLSGCAGGGSGGAEDGTVTLEFTQWWEPELPDGALRSLMDEFEQQNPGIKVELLSGPYSSTREQIVAGSASGTLSDVVGLDGGWVYDLVQQGAIADLSEAMQTAGYDDSQLASQVQVDGATYSIPAVNFSYMLFTNDKLLSEAGVDEPPSTRSEFLSAAEAVTEKGDASGWALPLSLESPVGVQNDVMSWNWASGGRMLANGQPDLTNPDVTATVDYIKQLNDAGVIAPGAANLKEQDKVEEFTNERVGMMISSLAHINLLRENNPDLEFSVSPVPVADGFSGTPGVTFASWGVGVSSQTEHPEEAWKLIEFLMSPEANASLATSANGFPGNVNSEPGFDESDELYKAAYEAWQAGEPVNEFNGLPVAEQLMRIFDEELQRSLDQGQPVPDTLAAINEQWTTELSQS
- a CDS encoding DeoR/GlpR family DNA-binding transcription regulator; its protein translation is MPTSVPDPERTLPAGRKARIASLVSSVGEATIPELAARFSVSVDTIRRDLDQLHAEGVVHRTRGGAIRSPDTPKPELSIDARRSAHIEEKALIGEVAASLVHDGMSVMLNAGTTCLAVARCLGDRRDLIIATNNLLLPAELEHRAIRNVYLFGGEVRLSAQATIGPVRFDSSSAHGESSVLCDIAFITVGAASVDGGFSTGSLSEATMMREMIEHAQQVVLLVDGSKLGKRLFAQVCEFARPDYLVTDREPPADFLRAAHDQGVTVKFPAPLG